In Sulfuritortus calidifontis, the sequence TCAGCAAGGGCATGGGATCATCGCCGAAGCAGATCTCGGCCCAGGGCGCCTTGGCCAGCCTGGCAAGGCAGGAAATGCGAGCGTCTGCCGGATTCATCACAAACGCGCGGAGAGGAAAAAGGGCATCGTCAGCCACCGTCGCCGCCGTTCAGTCGGGCCAGATTCGCCGCGGGTGCAGCGCCTGGTTGGCATCATTCAACTCCGGCTCACGCCGATGGCTGCCGGCCGGAACGGGTTTGGCCAGCGGCGCCTGGGTTGTCGACCTGGCGGGCACCTTGGCCGCCGCCGTGGCAGGCATGCCCTTGCGCGCAGCGGGTTTGAGACTGGCCTTGAGTTTGTCTTCGAGTTTGCTCATGTCTGCAATGCCTCTTCGATAATCCGATCGATCTCCCGCGCCGCCTCGCGGCCACGGGCACCGAGTTGAAAAACGCTCACGCCTTCCACGGCCGCCAGCCTGAACGCCGCGCGGCGCCTGACCATGCACGGCAGGGTTGGAATTTCCAGGCTGGCCAGGGCTTCGGACATCGCCCTGGACAAAGCGCTGGCCGGTTCCACCTGGTTGAGCACCAGCCAGGCGCGCAGAGCTGGATTGCGCCGCCTGGCCCGCTCGACCGCCTCCACCGTGCCGGCGCCGGCCCAGAGATCGAGCGGCGACGGCAACACCGGGATCAGCACCAGATCCACCTTCTCCAGAATCCGGCCGGTGACACCCATGTCGAGCGAGGGCGGGCAATCGACCACGACGCGACCATGCCGGCGGGCCGCTTGTGACAGGGCCTGGAGCGGATCGTCGCCACCGGCGATCACCCGGGGCAGCGCGGCGTCGCCCGACCAATCCACCCAGTGGCTCAATGTCCCCTGCGGATCGGCATCGACCAGGCCGACGTCGTCGGACCGGGCCAGGCCCGCGGCCAGATTGATCGCCAGGGTGGTCTTGCCGCAGCCGCCCTTGAGGCTGGCCAGGGCGATGCGTTGCCGTGCCACGCCGGGCCGCCTCAACCCC encodes:
- a CDS encoding ParA family protein: MARQRIALASLKGGCGKTTLAINLAAGLARSDDVGLVDADPQGTLSHWVDWSGDAALPRVIAGGDDPLQALSQAARRHGRVVVDCPPSLDMGVTGRILEKVDLVLIPVLPSPLDLWAGAGTVEAVERARRRNPALRAWLVLNQVEPASALSRAMSEALASLEIPTLPCMVRRRAAFRLAAVEGVSVFQLGARGREAAREIDRIIEEALQT